From one Phycodurus eques isolate BA_2022a chromosome 19, UOR_Pequ_1.1, whole genome shotgun sequence genomic stretch:
- the si:ch211-214e3.5 gene encoding LOW QUALITY PROTEIN: zinc finger protein 518A (The sequence of the model RefSeq protein was modified relative to this genomic sequence to represent the inferred CDS: inserted 2 bases in 1 codon), which translates to MDEDLKVPHSSAISDSMSSVEDVKDSXHISKKENAMVKGNTGISPVKQHGSIKRANCKIQQGAVFSGNILSFGCSVCKDDSMYSPNDLLKHFRGAHKGILPTYPCDLCGFVTNEFAALQRHRIEHKNTLVTCELCCDGNQYSLLLLTRHYIMCHSLNGKFHCDWCEFTTVDAGTFVQHIHHHNESPWKCSMCRHVSLNEVDHQKHLKAHTILLPFICQICGYRATTIKQLKRHTVAAHKKDKHPYNQQDHTNVWKTLKHGAAPTNSSSCQHVLKKFSDLEEAQKVSKLFGVYGILPNQNGQMKSEMYSEEPHQIIDGTPPKKDCANCNFWTAEQSSRVMLLDNDSCGSPNNPNALTVLMVKNKISLPPNCTTKVMGFKMVDGKKHLVLKVIPVVKQNMCPQDNLLVEDLDSSATSSGFLKSEVLVENGESSANMSSTSHCFAVPPGSGSCIPSEDIMAVKVKIEEEETSVFTIESPLHCVDFGGKGGHSVTGSSAADTMYPVTNAGDPIGNQNSPSQTACSEINLIDSKSILDKSETVSKIGAKVSNVEADTFTDYPLNVSQEALQSNLTCNIFGDNSEAVNERVITHTKEGKIIDERKETSLNSTENFDQLSESTLESTENTGIKCVNEYKHCRKPLTNLAPPAEMVSSASFGESTTTAPSSLNHKVFTFHNYSKEAIVFSPRICKKGDGMPEFTAGTEINSRSSNFSLTLAESSEPFEDGECADTDDENPESVLKDFNVIKIEEEFIPISKNQSDKKNTSSALGSFAEKHSDEIITQQLHKERTESSLSNIESSKQMETTVQLQVQDEKQQVVLKTEKTFAMPMQVKATPSFKLITNCVNPQINVSYMNSAFKTLGNATGGRVPSKDKNRETSKARVNAKMTLVSSLTTGVSASPQHFLINSPKLKGPVLLSSASPNSPKDKVTKTQSTCYLFPRSIPFVQAPSSSGVKLQSGKLPLNSRPVLAMPVISADKPSNSQTGRQAFLLRYISPPKSSILLNNQEIKPSTQSLHTSEKRGNKVVFKIVSPTTSLLKSGSRSSSCQPLLLATSPPTQCFLMSSNTTNANSSNNLKKIITRENQTQSAVRESTPQLTVKIKPSEADKPQLAPRPIRPPSLRKLRRKALFDELPTTVHKARRLTNKVQTETDATVFWSPIAKDVERTLRLAPYNCLQQIKCPRRYQPVVVLNHPDADIPEVANIMKVIHRHRGAVAKVSLSQKTIKALAEHGTLRGGILTEGLLLQSIEPSPRAVQSSVRERYLLKLKLRKMSKKKYEVVEPLSGSRPKTVVFDCWFCGRIFNSQEHWIGHGQRHLMEATKDWNKLL; encoded by the exons ATGGACGAAGACCTTAAagtacctcacagttctgccaTCAGTGACAGCATGTCATCTGTAGAGGATGTAAAAGACTC CCACATCTCAAAGAAAGAGAACGCCATGGTCAAAGGCAATACAGGCATATCGCCTGTTAAGCAACATGGTTCCATCAAACGAGCCAATTGTAAAATTCAGCAAGGAGCTGTTTTTTCTGGAAACATATTGAGTTTTGGCTGCTCTGTGTGCAAGGATGATTCTATGTACAGTCCTAATGATCTCCTTAAACATTTTCGAGGGGCCCACAAAGGAATCTTGCCTACTTACCCTTGTGATCTGTGTGGATTTGTCACAAATGAATTTGCAGCTCTTCAACGTCACCGGATTGAGCACAAAAATACTTTGGTCACATGTGAGCTCTGCTGTGATGGAAATCAATATTCACTGCTTTTGCTTACGAGACATTACATCATGTGTCACAGTCTCAATGGTAAGTTTCACTGTGACTGGTGTGAGTTTACAACTGTGGATGCAGGGACATTTGTCCAACACATTCATCATCATAATGAGAGTCCCTGGAAATGTTCCATGTGTCGACATGTCAGCTTGAATGAAGTGGATCATCAAAAGCATCTAAAAGCTCACACAATTTTGTTACCTTTCATTTGTCAAATCTGTGGATATCGTGCAACAACCATCAAGCAGCTTAAAAGACACACAGTAGCTGCTCACAAGAAAGACAAGCATCCATACAACCAACAAGACCATACAAATGTATGGAAGACTTTAAAACATGGAGCTGCTCCCACAAATTCTTCAAGTTGTCAACATGTACTTAAAAAATTTTCTGACCTAGAAGAAGCACAAAAGGTATCAAAATTATTTGGTGTATATGGTATCTTaccaaaccaaaatggtcaaATGAAATCTGAGATGTATTCGGAAGAGCCCCACCAAATTATTGATGGGACACCACCAAAAAAGGACTGCGCTAATTGTAACTTTTGGACTGCGGAACAATCCTCACGTGTAATGTTGCTGGACAATGACAGCTGTGGCTCACCAAACAATCCTAATGCACTGACAGTTCTAATGGTCAAGAATAAAATATCTCTTCCCCCAAACTGTACAACCAAAGTAATGGGATTTAAGATGGTTGATGGGAAAAAACATCTAGTTCTCAAAGTAATACCAGTAGTAAAGCAAAACATGTGTCCTCAAGACAATTTGTTAGTGGAAGATTTGGACTCCTCTGCTACCAGTTCTGGGTTTCTCAAAAGTGAAGTCCTTGTTGAGAATGGGGAATCATCTGCTAATATGAGCTCCACATCACATTGCTTTGCCGTTCCACCAGGAAGTGGGTCTTGCATACCATCAGAAGATATCATGGCAGTTAAAGTCAAGATTGAAGAGGAAGAAACATCTGTTTTCACTATCGAGTCTCCTCTTCATTGTGTTGATTTTGGGGGAAAAGGTGGTCATTCTGTAACCGGTTCTTCAGCTGCAGATACAATGTATCCAGTGACAAATGCTGGTGACCCAATTGGCAACCAAAATTCCCCAAGCCAGACAgcttgttcagaaataaatctGATTGATAGCAAATCAATCTTGgacaaatctgagaccgtgtcAAAAATTGGAGCCAAGGTGTCAAATGTTGAGGCTGACACATTCACTGATTATCCTTTAAATGTTTCTCAGGAGGCATTGCAGAGTAATTTGACCTGCAACATTTTTGGGGATAATTCTGAAGCAGTCAATGAGAGGGTGATCACTCACACCAAAGAAGGAAAGATTATTGATGAGCGCAAAGAGACTTCTCTGAATTCGACGGAAAATTTTGACCAGCTTTCCGAAAGCACTCTAGAAAGCACAGAGAACACTGGGATTAAATGCGTTAACGAATACAAACATTGTAGGAAACCGTTGACAAATTTGGCTCCTCCAGCAGAGATGGTCTCATCTGCTTCATTTGGAGAAAGTACCACAACAGCACCAAGTTCTTTAAACCATAAAGTATTCACTTTTCACAATTATTCCAAGGAAGCGATTGTTTTTTCACCCAGAATATGTAAAAAAGGTGATGGTATGCCTGAATTTACAGCAGGCACAGAAATTAATAGCAGATCATCTAATTTTAGTCTTACATTAGCGGAGTCTTCAGAACCTTTCGAGGATGGTGAATGTGCTGATACAGATGATGAAAACCCAGAGTCGGTGCTGAAAGATTTTAATGTTATAAAAATTGAGGAGGAGTTCATTCCGATATCTAAAAATCagtctgataaaaaaaatacttcatctGCTTTGGGCAGTTTTGCGGAAAAACACTCCGATGAAATAATTACGCAACAACTCCATAAGGAGAGAACTGAATCTTCACTTTCAAACATTGAGTCCTCCAAACAAATGGAGACGACTGTACAACTTCAAGTGCAAGATGAAAAGCAGCAAGTGGTCTTGAAGACTGAGAAAACCTTTGCTATGCCAATGCAGGTCAAGGCCACTCCAAGTTTTAAGCTAATTACTAATTGTGTAAATCCTCAAATCAATGTCTCGTACATGAATTCTGCTTTTAAAACCTTAGGCAATGCAACTGGTGGGAGAGTTCCTTCAAAAGATAAAAATAGAGAAACTTCAAAGGCAAGAGTTAATGCTAAGATGACACTTGTTTCTTCCCTTACAACTGGTGTTAGTGCCTCTCCACAGCATTTCCTTATCAATAGTCCAAAATTAAAAGGTCCTGTACTTCTTTCTAGTGCATCACCTAATAGTCCTAAAGACAAAGTCACTAAGACACAGTCAACTTGCTATTTGTTCCCAAGGTCCATTCCATTTGTTCAAGCTCCAAGCAGCTCTGGCGTCAAGTTACAAAGTGGAAAACTCCCACTGAATTCCAGACCTGTTCTGGCCATGCCTGTGATCTCTGCTGACAAACCTAGCAATTCGCAGACTGGTCGCCAAGCATTTTTGCTACGGTACATTTCTCCACCCAAATCAAGCATACTTCTCAATAATCAAGAAATAAAACCCAGCACTCAGTCTCTCCACACCAGTGAAAAACGAGGAaacaaagttgtatttaaaattgtCAGCCCTACAACTAGCCTGCTTAAAAGTGGCTCACGCTCCTCAAGTTGTCAACCTTTACTTTTGGCTACCTCTCCTCCAACCCAATGTTTTCTTATGTCTTCCAACACAACAAATGCCAATTCGTCCAACAACCTGAAGAAGATCATTACCAGGGAGAATCAAACACAAAGCGCTGTCAGGGAATCGACACCTCAGTTGACAGTAAAGATAAAACCCAGTGAAGCAGATAAGCCTCAGCTAGCCCCGAGGCCAATTCGACCTCCAAGTCTAAGAAAACTGCGCAGGAAAGCATTGTTTGATGAGCTTCCAACGACCGTGCATAAAGCTAGAAGGCtcacaaacaaagtacagactGAGACTGACGCCACTGTGTTTTGGAGTCCGATAGCAAAAGATGTTGAAAGAACCCTGAGACTTGCCCCGTACAACTGTCTACAGCAAATTAAATGCCCCCGGAGATACCAACCTGTTGTGGTGCTTAATCATCCGGATGCTGATATTCCTGAAGTGGCCAATATTATGAAGGTAATTCATCGACACAGAGGTGCTGTTGCTAAGGTATCACTGTCGCAGAAAACAATTAAAGCGCTTGCTGAGCATGGCACCCTAAGGGGGGGGATCTTGACTGAAGGACTACTACTGCAAAGCATCGAGCCAAGCCCACGAGCAGTTCAGAGTTCAGTCCGAGAGCGTTACCTTCTCAAACTCAAGctaaggaaaatgagcaagaaaAAGTATGAAGTCGTGGAACCATTATCAGGCAGTAGGCCAAAGACTGTCGTATTTGACTGTTGGTTCTGTGGTCGGATATTCAATAGTCAGGAACATTGGATTGGCCATGGCCAGCGGCATCTCATGGAGGCAACTAAAGACTGGAATAAACTGTTATAA